The Terracoccus luteus genome includes a region encoding these proteins:
- a CDS encoding alpha/beta fold hydrolase, with the protein MSVPSAAPESTDLLHTIAVGSTGPRIAFLHGLFGQGRNWNQIAKAVSGPGGADARCLLVDLPDHGRSPWSAGFSLEAYADAVALTLTAAAPGERWAVVGHSLGGKVAMVLALRHPDLVDRLVVVDIAPKGYGSLDRFAGYIREMQSLPLGELTSRADAEARFSEPDPGVKAFLLQNLRRDGGAWRWQANLDLVAGDAALQAGSLIAGWPESVDGLPPYSGPVLWVAGGESPYITREDGEGMRRYFPRTRQFTVKGAGHWVHTDAPEVVVAALRRFVASVD; encoded by the coding sequence ATGTCCGTCCCGAGCGCCGCACCGGAGTCGACCGACCTGCTCCACACCATCGCGGTCGGCAGCACCGGCCCGCGGATCGCGTTCCTGCACGGCCTCTTCGGGCAGGGGCGCAACTGGAACCAGATCGCCAAGGCGGTCTCCGGCCCGGGCGGGGCCGACGCGCGCTGCCTGCTCGTCGACCTGCCCGACCACGGCCGCTCGCCCTGGTCGGCCGGGTTCTCGCTCGAGGCCTACGCCGACGCCGTCGCCCTCACCCTCACCGCGGCGGCGCCGGGGGAGCGGTGGGCGGTGGTCGGCCACTCGCTCGGCGGCAAGGTGGCCATGGTGCTGGCCCTGCGGCATCCGGACCTCGTCGACCGCCTCGTCGTCGTCGACATCGCCCCGAAGGGCTACGGCTCGCTCGACCGCTTCGCCGGCTACATCCGCGAGATGCAGTCGCTGCCCCTCGGCGAGCTGACCTCTCGCGCCGACGCGGAGGCCCGGTTCAGCGAGCCCGACCCCGGTGTGAAGGCGTTCCTGCTGCAGAACCTGCGCCGTGACGGCGGCGCGTGGCGCTGGCAGGCCAACCTCGACCTCGTCGCGGGCGACGCTGCGCTGCAGGCGGGTTCGCTCATCGCGGGGTGGCCCGAGAGCGTCGACGGACTGCCCCCCTACTCGGGTCCCGTGCTGTGGGTGGCCGGCGGGGAGTCGCCGTACATCACGCGCGAGGACGGCGAGGGCATGCGGCGGTACTTCCCGCGCACCCGCCAGTTCACCGTCAAGGGCGCCGGGCACTGGGTGCACACCGACGCCCCCGAGGTCGTCGTGGCCGCCCTGCGACGGTTCGTCGCCTCCGTCGACTGA
- a CDS encoding SRPBCC family protein gives MASDFRFSRSTTIDAPPQRVHALLDDFHEWRRWSPWESLDGQMERTYDGPRSGVGAVYAWRGDRKAGEGRMEVLESKPDRVVVDLHFKAPMTARNRVEFTLTPASTGGTDVEWVMTGPQNLVMRLMNRLWSMDRMLGPDFERGLSRLKTAAES, from the coding sequence ATGGCCTCGGACTTCCGCTTCAGCCGGTCGACGACGATCGACGCCCCGCCCCAGCGGGTGCACGCCCTGCTCGACGACTTCCACGAGTGGCGGCGCTGGTCGCCGTGGGAGAGCCTCGACGGGCAGATGGAGCGCACCTACGACGGTCCCCGCTCCGGGGTCGGGGCCGTGTACGCGTGGCGCGGTGACCGCAAGGCCGGCGAGGGCCGCATGGAGGTGCTCGAGAGCAAGCCCGACCGCGTCGTCGTCGACCTGCACTTCAAGGCCCCGATGACGGCCCGCAACCGGGTCGAGTTCACGCTCACCCCGGCCTCCACGGGCGGTACCGACGTCGAGTGGGTCATGACCGGGCCGCAGAACCTCGTCATGCGGCTGATGAACCGGCTGTGGTCGATGGACCGCATGCTCGGCCCCGACTTCGAGCGGGGCCTCTCCCGGCTCAAGACCGCCGCCGAGTCGTGA
- a CDS encoding GNAT family N-acetyltransferase, producing MSDPASGPATPPAIRPARREDVPAVVALLADDPLGRTREDLGNLDPYSQAFDRIEADPAHVLVVAELDGVVVGTLQLSVVPGLSRRGASRAVIEGVRVAAGHRGHGLGERLVRWAIEESGRRGASLVQLTSDASRTDARRFYERLGFTASHVGFKLDLS from the coding sequence GTGAGCGACCCCGCCTCCGGCCCGGCTACGCCGCCCGCCATCCGGCCCGCGCGCCGCGAGGACGTCCCGGCGGTCGTCGCGCTGCTCGCCGACGACCCGCTCGGTCGAACGCGTGAGGACCTCGGCAACCTCGACCCGTACTCCCAGGCGTTCGACCGCATCGAGGCCGACCCGGCCCACGTGCTCGTCGTCGCCGAGCTCGACGGCGTCGTCGTCGGCACGCTCCAGCTGAGCGTCGTGCCCGGCCTGTCACGCCGCGGCGCCAGCCGGGCGGTCATCGAGGGGGTCCGCGTCGCCGCGGGGCACCGGGGCCACGGCCTCGGCGAGCGCCTCGTGCGCTGGGCGATCGAGGAGTCGGGCCGCCGGGGCGCGTCGCTCGTGCAGCTGACCAGCGACGCCTCCCGCACCGACGCGAGGCGCTTCTACGAGCGCCTCGGCTTCACGGCCTCCCACGTCGGGTTCAAGCTCGACCTGTCCTGA
- a CDS encoding M13 family metallopeptidase: MPPKSGISLDTIDRDTRPQDDLFRFVNGGWLDRTEIPGDRSRYGSFDILREQSTQRVRELIEESAQAALAADAGGPATTATPGRQVGDLYASFMDTARIEELGLSPLAPLLGEVATVDDAESLVGVMGRLQRVGVAGAVAHYVMPDKRSPDEYVVYLTQSGLGLPDESYYREEQYADIRDAYVRHVARMLDLAGIPGSQDKAERVMALETRLASAHWDKVSNRDAVRTYNAHTFDELEQLVPELPWQTWVSALGAPDGSFDRVVVNQPDYVTALGRALAEVDVDDWRAWLTWGVVNEFAGLLPSTLVDADFDFYGRTLSGQPENKERWKRGVAVVEDHLGEAVGRLYAERWFPASSKERMQQLVANLVEAFRRSFASLEWMGDATKAEAIDKLERFTPKIGYPDVWRDYSGIEVGADDLVGNVCRATSFEVDRNLAKIGGPIDRTEWFMLPQTVNAYYMPPMNEIVFPAAILQPPFFDPDADDAVNYGGIGAVIGHELGHGFDDQGSRYDGTGALRDWWTDDDRERFDALAQRLIAQFDTYVPAGLEPSHHVNGSLTVGENIGDLGGLQIGYAAYRIATERDGAPELDGFTGAQRFFLGWAQVWKGKARPEEAVRLLAVDPHSPQDVRGNAVRNLSEFHEAFDVATGDGLWLEPDERVRIF, translated from the coding sequence GTGCCCCCGAAGTCAGGCATCAGCCTCGACACCATCGACCGCGACACCCGCCCGCAGGACGACCTCTTCCGGTTCGTCAACGGCGGATGGCTCGACCGCACGGAGATCCCCGGCGACCGGTCGCGGTACGGCAGCTTCGACATCCTGCGCGAGCAGTCGACGCAGCGGGTGCGTGAGCTCATCGAGGAGTCGGCGCAGGCCGCCCTCGCGGCGGATGCCGGTGGGCCCGCGACGACGGCCACGCCCGGTCGCCAGGTGGGTGACCTCTATGCCAGCTTCATGGACACCGCCCGCATCGAGGAGCTGGGCCTGAGCCCCCTCGCCCCGCTGCTCGGCGAGGTGGCCACGGTCGACGACGCGGAGTCGCTCGTCGGCGTCATGGGTCGCCTGCAGCGCGTCGGGGTCGCCGGCGCCGTCGCCCACTACGTCATGCCCGACAAGCGCTCGCCCGACGAGTACGTCGTCTACCTCACGCAGTCGGGCCTCGGGCTGCCCGACGAGTCGTACTACCGCGAGGAGCAGTACGCCGACATCCGGGACGCCTACGTGCGCCACGTGGCCCGCATGCTCGACCTCGCCGGCATCCCCGGCTCGCAGGACAAGGCCGAGCGCGTCATGGCGCTCGAGACCCGGCTGGCGTCGGCCCACTGGGACAAGGTGAGCAACCGCGACGCAGTGCGCACCTACAACGCGCACACCTTCGACGAGCTGGAGCAGCTCGTACCCGAGCTCCCCTGGCAGACATGGGTTTCCGCGCTCGGTGCACCCGACGGTTCGTTCGACCGTGTCGTCGTGAACCAGCCCGACTACGTCACCGCGCTCGGCCGGGCGCTCGCCGAGGTCGACGTCGACGACTGGCGCGCCTGGCTCACGTGGGGCGTCGTCAACGAGTTCGCGGGGCTGCTGCCCTCGACCCTCGTCGACGCCGACTTCGACTTCTACGGGCGCACGCTCTCGGGGCAGCCCGAGAACAAGGAGCGGTGGAAGCGCGGCGTCGCGGTCGTCGAGGACCACCTGGGGGAGGCGGTCGGTCGCCTCTACGCCGAACGGTGGTTCCCGGCATCCTCGAAGGAACGGATGCAGCAGCTCGTCGCGAACCTCGTCGAGGCGTTCCGGCGCTCGTTCGCCTCGCTCGAGTGGATGGGTGACGCCACGAAGGCCGAGGCCATCGACAAGCTCGAGCGCTTCACGCCCAAGATCGGCTACCCGGACGTCTGGCGCGACTACTCGGGCATCGAGGTCGGCGCCGATGACCTGGTCGGGAACGTCTGCCGCGCGACGTCGTTCGAGGTCGACCGCAACCTCGCCAAGATCGGCGGGCCCATCGACCGCACCGAGTGGTTCATGCTGCCGCAGACGGTCAACGCCTACTACATGCCGCCGATGAACGAGATCGTCTTCCCGGCCGCGATCCTGCAGCCCCCGTTCTTCGACCCCGACGCCGACGACGCCGTCAACTACGGCGGCATCGGCGCCGTCATCGGCCACGAGCTCGGCCACGGCTTCGACGACCAGGGCTCGCGCTACGACGGCACCGGGGCGCTGCGCGACTGGTGGACCGACGACGACCGCGAGCGCTTCGACGCCCTCGCCCAGCGCCTCATAGCCCAGTTCGACACCTACGTGCCGGCGGGACTCGAGCCCTCGCACCACGTCAACGGCTCGCTCACCGTGGGCGAGAACATCGGTGACCTCGGCGGGCTGCAGATCGGCTACGCCGCGTACCGCATCGCGACCGAGCGGGACGGCGCGCCCGAGCTCGACGGCTTCACCGGCGCGCAGCGCTTCTTCCTCGGCTGGGCGCAGGTGTGGAAGGGCAAGGCGCGGCCGGAGGAGGCCGTGCGGCTGCTCGCCGTCGACCCCCACTCGCCGCAGGACGTGCGCGGCAACGCGGTGCGCAACCTGTCGGAGTTCCACGAGGCCTTCGACGTCGCGACTGGCGACGGCCTGTGGCTCGAGCCCGACGAGCGGGTGCGCATCTTCTGA
- a CDS encoding PspC domain-containing protein has protein sequence MTNQQHAPGPQQAPTDQPGGHGGHGGHGDRGDDGRGRTGLDGFYDTLRRPGIMRADDDTWFAGVCVGLARWLGVDALVVRAAFVLLAVFFGMGIALYLVLWLLMPKENGDLSVERALKYGDGGSITLLVVTCISVFSGAPWYGGGDVRGLRAVGFVALVAVGAWFLLRTDTGRDVVRSLRGRGQAPAPTPGAPVAAAPGLSQGNAAANAGATHTGAGDGLGTANGLPYATRPAPERPASAPQRRVLTFGFAGTLVTLGVALAAGAGAWSLAELLDWSGDHAVVAVAAGLAVLGLAFVVGGLLGRRGGLLVPVTLVSIAFVALGGVAPTGLDRPWAVGDDTHVVTTLTGDDHYELGVGDLTLDLTGARVAATTTRPDVVTASLGVGQLDVLVPAGVTVRVEGAGRLGEATCVTKASDSDGDAKSDSDWQARWSRDYTLGQGDPELVVKADLGVGQLRVISPSCPAS, from the coding sequence ATGACGAACCAGCAGCACGCCCCCGGGCCGCAGCAGGCCCCGACCGACCAGCCCGGCGGCCACGGCGGCCACGGCGGCCACGGCGACCGCGGTGACGACGGCAGGGGCCGCACCGGCCTCGACGGTTTCTACGACACCCTGCGTCGGCCCGGCATCATGCGCGCCGACGACGACACCTGGTTCGCCGGCGTCTGCGTGGGCCTGGCCCGGTGGCTCGGGGTCGACGCCCTCGTCGTCCGGGCCGCGTTCGTGCTGCTCGCGGTGTTCTTCGGCATGGGCATCGCCCTCTACCTCGTGCTGTGGCTGCTCATGCCGAAGGAGAACGGCGACCTCAGCGTCGAGCGGGCCCTGAAGTACGGCGACGGCGGGTCGATCACCCTCCTCGTCGTCACGTGCATCTCCGTCTTCAGCGGCGCCCCCTGGTACGGCGGGGGCGACGTCCGCGGCCTGCGGGCGGTCGGCTTCGTGGCCCTCGTCGCGGTCGGAGCCTGGTTCCTCCTGCGCACCGACACCGGCCGCGACGTCGTGCGGTCGCTGCGGGGCCGGGGCCAGGCCCCCGCTCCCACCCCGGGCGCGCCGGTCGCGGCCGCCCCCGGCCTCTCGCAGGGCAACGCCGCCGCGAACGCCGGGGCCACCCACACGGGGGCCGGCGACGGGCTCGGCACGGCCAACGGCCTGCCGTACGCCACGCGCCCGGCTCCCGAGCGGCCGGCCTCGGCGCCGCAGCGGCGGGTGCTCACCTTCGGCTTCGCCGGCACCCTTGTCACCCTCGGCGTCGCCCTCGCGGCCGGCGCCGGAGCGTGGAGCCTCGCCGAGCTGCTCGACTGGAGCGGCGACCACGCGGTCGTCGCCGTGGCGGCCGGTCTGGCCGTGCTCGGGCTCGCCTTCGTCGTGGGCGGCCTGCTCGGTCGCCGCGGTGGGCTGCTCGTGCCGGTGACCCTCGTGTCCATCGCCTTCGTCGCGCTCGGCGGTGTCGCCCCCACCGGGCTCGACCGGCCGTGGGCGGTCGGCGACGACACCCACGTCGTCACCACCCTCACCGGCGACGACCACTACGAGCTGGGGGTCGGCGACCTCACGCTCGACCTGACCGGCGCGCGCGTCGCCGCCACGACCACGCGACCCGACGTCGTCACCGCCAGCCTCGGGGTGGGCCAGCTCGACGTGCTGGTCCCGGCCGGTGTGACCGTTCGCGTCGAGGGCGCGGGGCGCCTCGGCGAGGCCACGTGTGTCACGAAGGCCTCGGACTCCGACGGCGACGCCAAGAGCGACAGCGACTGGCAGGCGCGCTGGTCGCGCGACTACACCCTGGGTCAGGGCGATCCCGAGCTCGTCGTCAAGGCGGACCTCGGCGTGGGTCAGCTGCGGGTGATCAGCCCGAGCTGCCCCGCGTCGTGA
- a CDS encoding ATP-binding protein: MPPTTAPSGPPAVVTPAQLRRTPRPPLLRARDGRVLGGVALGLALHLGVPVRLVRVVLVLTSLPVGAGVAVYVFLWATMRQAPRDTTAGGPAGVGPVAPAPSTAPLPSDPAVAVPSTAGPQVAGPPPVGGTGVTTAPGSADPATPPTGAGDVAGPPASDGRFDVRAVRTWLRSGNEAVVLALLGVAGIVIAGVLWLGSAGLDIRPEVVLPLVAILIGTIFFWSQLDETDAAGARRPVRWIWLVVGLALTTLGLVLLLVGGTDLGELWQVTGAVIAALVGVAVLAAPWMLRLWSRLREEQAARIRATERADIAAHLHDSVLQTLALIQRQSGDSATVARLARAQERQLRSYLYDQDAHPDSLGTALTAAMAEIEDLHGVQVELVVTGDRPMDAHLDTLVKAVREAAWNAVRHASPPITAYVEVGPTQVEAFVRDHGAGFDLDSVPDDRAGVRESIIGRMERHGGSARIRRRADGTEIELLLPVSAPATEGGPAAAPPTTTSHATTPTPSPTPQEQIP, from the coding sequence GTGCCCCCGACCACCGCCCCGTCCGGCCCTCCGGCCGTCGTGACCCCGGCGCAGCTGCGCCGCACGCCGCGCCCGCCGCTGCTGCGGGCCCGCGACGGTCGCGTCCTCGGCGGCGTCGCCCTCGGCCTGGCCCTGCACCTCGGCGTGCCCGTCCGGCTCGTGCGCGTCGTGCTCGTGCTGACCTCGCTGCCCGTGGGGGCCGGGGTCGCCGTCTACGTCTTCCTCTGGGCCACGATGCGTCAGGCGCCGCGGGACACCACCGCCGGTGGGCCCGCCGGTGTGGGACCCGTCGCCCCGGCGCCGTCGACGGCACCCCTTCCCTCCGACCCCGCGGTGGCGGTCCCCTCCACGGCCGGGCCCCAGGTCGCGGGCCCGCCCCCTGTCGGCGGCACGGGCGTGACGACCGCCCCGGGCTCCGCCGACCCGGCCACGCCCCCGACGGGGGCCGGTGACGTCGCCGGCCCACCGGCATCCGACGGTCGGTTCGACGTGCGGGCGGTGCGCACGTGGCTGCGCAGCGGCAACGAGGCCGTCGTGCTGGCGCTGCTCGGTGTGGCCGGCATCGTCATCGCCGGGGTGCTGTGGCTCGGGAGCGCCGGCCTCGACATCCGGCCCGAGGTCGTGCTGCCCCTCGTCGCCATCCTCATCGGCACGATCTTCTTCTGGAGCCAGCTCGACGAGACCGACGCCGCGGGCGCCCGACGGCCCGTGCGCTGGATCTGGCTCGTCGTCGGGCTGGCCCTGACGACACTGGGCCTCGTGCTGCTGCTCGTCGGCGGCACCGACCTCGGCGAGCTGTGGCAGGTGACGGGCGCGGTCATCGCGGCCCTCGTCGGCGTCGCCGTGCTCGCCGCCCCGTGGATGCTGCGGCTGTGGAGCCGGCTGCGCGAGGAGCAGGCGGCCCGCATCCGCGCCACCGAGCGGGCCGACATCGCCGCCCACCTGCACGACTCGGTGCTGCAGACCCTCGCCCTCATCCAGCGCCAGTCGGGCGACTCCGCCACCGTCGCGCGGCTGGCCCGCGCGCAGGAGCGCCAGCTGCGCTCGTACCTCTACGACCAGGACGCGCACCCCGACTCGCTCGGCACCGCCCTGACCGCCGCGATGGCCGAGATCGAGGACCTCCACGGCGTGCAGGTCGAGCTCGTCGTCACCGGTGACCGGCCCATGGACGCGCACCTCGACACCCTCGTCAAGGCGGTCCGCGAGGCGGCGTGGAACGCCGTGCGCCACGCCAGCCCGCCGATCACCGCCTACGTCGAGGTCGGCCCCACCCAGGTCGAGGCCTTCGTGCGCGACCACGGCGCCGGCTTCGACCTCGACTCCGTGCCCGACGACCGCGCCGGCGTGCGCGAGTCGATCATCGGGCGCATGGAGCGCCACGGCGGCAGCGCCCGCATCCGCCGCCGGGCCGACGGCACGGAGATCGAGCTGCTCCTGCCCGTCTCGGCACCGGCCACCGAGGGCGGACCCGCCGCCGCGCCCCCCACCACCACGTCCCACGCCACCACGCCCACTCCCTCCCCCACCCCCCAGGAGCAGATCCCATGA
- a CDS encoding nitrate/nitrite transporter gives MSTTADSTTESTTGSAAGPVSTLAPEHTGRLRQLTAPRRRVIRDWDPEDTAAWAAGNDRIARRNLVWSVATEHVGFSIWSIWSVMVLFMPQAVYGFTPADKFVLVAVPTLVGAVLRVPYTMATAWFGGRNWAIVSAVALLVPTVLTWWLMVNPGQSLTTFLLVAGLAGLGGGNFASSMTNINAFYPQRMKGWALGLNAGGGNIGVPVVQLVGLLVIATLGNRRPEVVCAVYLVLLAVAGVGAALFMDNLDHQTANPRAMGDVLRHADSWVVSLLYIGTFGSFIGFGFAFGQVLNQTFLAGVTNGATPTAAQAAAASLQAAQIAFVGPLLGSVSRVFGGRLADRRGGGVVTFWTFVGMAVAGVLVTASAHADDTTPGAATALQLTGIIGGFVALFVLSGIGNGSVYKMIPALFERKSQAVPGPAVERAAWSRSMSGALIGIAGAVGALGGVLINLGLRASYQGESHSATAAFVVFTLFYVGAAALTKVRYR, from the coding sequence GTGAGCACGACCGCGGACAGCACCACCGAGAGCACGACCGGCAGCGCCGCCGGGCCCGTCAGCACCCTGGCCCCCGAGCACACCGGCCGCCTCCGGCAGCTGACCGCCCCCCGACGGAGGGTCATCCGCGACTGGGACCCGGAGGACACCGCCGCGTGGGCGGCGGGCAACGACCGGATCGCCCGCCGCAACCTCGTGTGGTCGGTCGCGACCGAGCACGTGGGCTTCTCCATCTGGTCGATCTGGTCGGTGATGGTCCTGTTCATGCCGCAGGCCGTCTACGGCTTCACGCCCGCCGACAAGTTCGTCCTCGTCGCCGTGCCCACCCTCGTCGGCGCGGTGCTGCGCGTGCCCTACACGATGGCGACGGCCTGGTTCGGCGGCCGCAACTGGGCGATCGTCAGCGCCGTCGCGCTGCTCGTGCCGACGGTGCTGACCTGGTGGCTCATGGTCAACCCCGGCCAGTCCCTCACGACGTTCCTGCTCGTCGCCGGTCTCGCCGGCCTGGGCGGCGGCAACTTCGCCTCGTCGATGACGAACATCAACGCGTTCTACCCGCAGCGCATGAAGGGCTGGGCGCTGGGCCTCAACGCCGGCGGCGGCAACATCGGCGTCCCGGTCGTGCAGCTCGTGGGCCTGCTCGTCATCGCCACCCTCGGCAACCGGCGCCCCGAGGTCGTCTGTGCCGTCTACCTCGTCCTGCTCGCCGTCGCCGGCGTCGGAGCCGCGCTCTTCATGGACAACCTCGACCACCAGACGGCCAACCCGCGGGCGATGGGTGACGTCCTGCGCCACGCCGACTCGTGGGTGGTCTCACTGCTCTACATCGGCACGTTCGGCAGCTTCATCGGCTTCGGCTTCGCCTTCGGCCAGGTGCTCAACCAGACGTTCCTCGCCGGTGTGACGAACGGGGCGACCCCCACCGCCGCCCAGGCCGCGGCCGCCAGCCTGCAGGCCGCCCAGATCGCCTTCGTCGGGCCGCTGCTCGGCTCGGTCAGCCGGGTCTTCGGCGGCCGCCTCGCCGACCGCCGCGGAGGTGGTGTCGTCACCTTCTGGACCTTCGTCGGCATGGCCGTCGCCGGGGTCCTCGTCACTGCCTCGGCCCACGCCGACGACACGACCCCGGGCGCTGCCACCGCCCTGCAGCTCACCGGCATCATCGGCGGCTTCGTCGCCCTCTTCGTGCTGTCGGGCATCGGCAACGGGTCGGTCTACAAGATGATCCCGGCCCTCTTCGAGCGCAAGTCGCAGGCCGTCCCCGGGCCCGCCGTCGAGCGGGCCGCGTGGTCACGCTCGATGTCCGGAGCCCTCATCGGCATCGCGGGAGCCGTCGGCGCCCTCGGCGGCGTGCTCATCAACCTCGGGCTCCGGGCCAGCTACCAGGGCGAGAGCCACTCCGCCACGGCGGCCTTCGTCGTCTTCACGCTGTTCTACGTCGGCGCCGCCGCCCTGACGAAGGTCCGCTACCGGTGA
- a CDS encoding LuxR C-terminal-related transcriptional regulator has protein sequence MTDPRVIRVVLVDDHHMFRTGVRAELSGLADRAPFRLEIVGEAGAVESATAVITEQQPDVVLLDVHLPGGDGHGGADVIRACAGVHARPAAATATTSAVHTNGPAVATNSGGKSPEGPAVRFLALSVSDAAEDVIAVIRAGARGYVTKTINAEELLTAIGRVAEGDAVFSPRLAGFVLDAFGATAGEVAEIDEELDRLSAREREVMRLIARGYQYKEVAKELFISVKTVETHVSSVLRKLQLSSRHELTAWAMGRRLL, from the coding sequence ATGACCGACCCGCGGGTGATCCGCGTCGTGCTCGTCGACGACCACCACATGTTCCGCACCGGGGTGCGGGCCGAGCTGAGCGGGCTCGCCGACCGGGCCCCGTTCCGGCTCGAGATCGTCGGCGAGGCCGGGGCGGTCGAGTCGGCCACCGCGGTCATCACGGAGCAGCAGCCCGACGTCGTGCTGCTCGACGTGCACCTGCCCGGCGGTGACGGCCACGGCGGCGCCGACGTCATCCGCGCCTGCGCCGGTGTCCACGCCCGCCCGGCTGCAGCGACCGCGACCACTTCGGCCGTCCACACGAACGGCCCTGCTGTTGCGACGAACTCGGGCGGGAAGTCGCCGGAGGGCCCGGCGGTCCGATTCCTAGCCCTGTCCGTGTCCGACGCCGCGGAGGACGTCATCGCCGTCATCCGCGCCGGCGCGCGCGGCTACGTCACCAAGACGATCAACGCGGAGGAGCTGCTCACCGCCATCGGACGCGTCGCCGAGGGCGATGCCGTCTTCAGCCCGCGCCTGGCCGGGTTCGTGCTCGACGCCTTCGGGGCCACCGCCGGCGAGGTGGCCGAGATCGACGAGGAGCTCGACCGCCTCTCGGCGCGCGAGCGCGAGGTGATGCGCCTCATCGCCCGCGGCTACCAGTACAAGGAGGTCGCGAAGGAGCTCTTCATCTCGGTGAAGACGGTCGAGACCCACGTGAGCTCGGTGCTGCGCAAGCTGCAGCTCAGCTCACGCCACGAGCTCACGGCGTGGGCGATGGGCCGACGCCTGCTCTGA